GAATAATGCAAGAATAACTCATTTTGGGAAAATGGAACTTGAGGCCTCTTTAAATGTGATATTTATTTAAACTGAAAGTGCTGGGCCGGTATGTCAAAATTGGTGTAAATCAAAGTCCATTGAATGGAGATGAAAATGGCTTCTGATCTTACCCGGAGAAAATTCCTTAAATGCTCTGGGCTGGTGATCTTCTCACTGGGACCCGGTTATTATGTTATGGCCGGTACCATTGGAGGGACAAAAATTCCACCTTCCCAGGGTTACCTGATTGTGGATGCCCAAAAGTGCCAGGGATGCCTAAGCTGTATGCTGGCCTGCTCCCTTGTCCATGAAGGTCGGGAGAATCTGTCCCTGTCCCGGATTCAGGTGTGCCAGAACCCCTTCGCAAAGTTCCCACATGACCTTGGCATTTTTCAATGCCGGCAATGCACGGACCCTGCGTGCGCAGAGGCGTGTCCCGAGGGTGCCCTGAAAGCCGATGCCGGTAAGGGAGGGGTCCGCCGGGTAGACAAGGATAAATGCGTCGGCTGCGGTGCATGTGTGGAAGCCTGTTCCTATCTCCCTAAACGGTTGATGGTCCAGCCCGATGCAGAATCCGTTTATGGGGCAGTAAGTCGCAAGTGCGATCTCTGCGCCCAAGCTCCTTTCCACTGGGATGAATCCGGAGGTGGTCCGGAGGGTAAGCAGGCCTGTGTCGAAGTTTGCCCGGTGGGTGCTATTTCGTTTACCCGGGATATCCCCGTGCAAACAGGTGATACTGGATACCAGGTAAACCTGCGGGGCGATGCCTGGCTCAGCCTGGGATATGGGGACATCAAGACAGGAGAATGAGAATGGACGGGTATGCAGGAAAAATTTTAAGCATTGATTTAAGCAGCCGTAACATCACCGCACTCCCCACGATCAAGTACGAAGGCTGGGTGGGAGGCCACGGGATGGGATCGGCCCTGTATTTTGACCGGGTGAAGGACAAAACCATCGATGGCTTTCACCCGGATAATCTGCTCACGCTCATGACCTCTCCCCTGAGCGGCACCCTGGTTCCGTCCGGCGCCGCGCGTACTGAGGTCCAGGGTATCGGTGTCCAGTCCTGGCCCATCGGCTGGTTTACCCGGAGCAATTTCGGGGGTCGGTTCGCAGCCATGCTCAAGTACGCCGGGTGGGACGGAATCGTGATCCAGGGAAAAGCCGACAGCCAGGTCTGGATCGACATCCGGGATCAAGTCGTGAAAATCCAGGAATGTGAACCTCTCAAGCTATGGGGCACCACAACTTGGGAATGCCAGCAAATCATATGGGACGTGGTGGCCGGAAAAGGAGCCTATAAAGACTGGTACCGTATCAATAATAAGGCGGGCGCCCCAGACGGGTATGCTACCACCCAGCGGCCGGCGGTCTTGGCGGTAGGACCGGCCGGGGAGAATCTGGGGCGCATGGCCTGCCTCCTGCACGATGCCGGGAATGCCGCCGGGCAGGGAGGGTTTGGCGCTGTGTTCGGCGCAAAGGGGCTCAAGGCCGTGAGCGTCCTGGGTACGGGGAGTATCCGGGTTCACGACCCAAAGGCATTGCTGGCATCCCGTATCTGGCTTAAAAAATACTACAGTTTCGACCTGATGAACTTGAAAGGCAGGCGATTTACCTTTGGGTTCCAGAGCCCACCTTCTCCCATGACCCTGTACAGCGGGGGGCGACCCAAAGAAGCCCATCGGCCACAGGCTTGCGTGGGTTGCACAGCCGGTTGCCGGGGCCGGTACAGCGACGGTATCGGTAACGAGGCGATCTGCTTCAACTCCTTGTTTTACGTGGTTGGCAAGGACTTGATTACCCAGCGAAAAGCTGCCGACCTCATCAACCAATACGGCCTGAATGCCGCAGAAATGTTTTTCGGTGAGATGTACTTGAAATCCCTGCACAGG
The nucleotide sequence above comes from Deltaproteobacteria bacterium. Encoded proteins:
- a CDS encoding aldehyde:ferredoxin oxidoreductase, whose amino-acid sequence is MDGYAGKILSIDLSSRNITALPTIKYEGWVGGHGMGSALYFDRVKDKTIDGFHPDNLLTLMTSPLSGTLVPSGAARTEVQGIGVQSWPIGWFTRSNFGGRFAAMLKYAGWDGIVIQGKADSQVWIDIRDQVVKIQECEPLKLWGTTTWECQQIIWDVVAGKGAYKDWYRINNKAGAPDGYATTQRPAVLAVGPAGENLGRMACLLHDAGNAAGQGGFGAVFGAKGLKAVSVLGTGSIRVHDPKALLASRIWLKKYYSFDLMNLKGRRFTFGFQSPPSPMTLYSGGRPKEAHRPQACVGCTAGCRGRYSDGIGNEAICFNSLFYVVGKDLITQRKAADLINQYGLNAAEMFFGEMYLKSLHREGVLGPGRAIDCPLDFDRYGDLAYAEQLVKAISYRNDGNGKPHPFGDVLAEGFVRAAEAWGRLSGDKSDLKTGRLPFPNWGLPRHKLERSQLDWAYGTVLGDRDINEHCFDMLRAFPTAYKRRNIPLPPARDVVKIITDKMAPYQGDLKMLDFSTENMYSDHIIKLVTWHRYYTRFWKQSALLCDFRWPDFLNLYSPDGSGATGLAEPRFFNNVTGKNLSYLDGTLLGKRIWNLDQAIWTLQGRHRDMVTFADYLYTQPGTTFDGSPEYMPGIRDGKWDYVKTSGRHFDRDKFEDFKTRFYRHQGWNPATGWPTRLTLESMGLEAVADELEKQGRLGA